Genomic DNA from Panthera leo isolate Ple1 chromosome E3, P.leo_Ple1_pat1.1, whole genome shotgun sequence:
GAATTCCCAGACACGGTCAGTGCCAATGTCCCCTTCTCACCCTGGCACCAATCccagagcagagggaagggggcaggctgAGGGAAGTCAGCTGGTGGGCTGGGTCGGGGGAGGGACTCTGGGGCCTGAGGCTTGGGTCAGAGAGGGGTGTGAAGGGTGAGGGACAGCCTGGCCTAGGGAGACGTCCCCACTTCTCCACCCATCCCATCCCCTCTGAACTAACACTGGTCTCCCTCAAGCCCTCAGCTCCACTctgctgggatgggggtgggtggtgtgGTGTTTCGGATTAACTTGTCATCTTCCTTGGACTTGTAAGCACCCCCTGCTCCAGACACAAAGCCCACATCATGGGTGACCCTGGGGCCTGGCCAGAAGGTCTCTGAGGGAGAAGAATGGAAAGGTTACCAAAGCAATGAAAACAGAGCCCTGATAAACAAGCACAGCCTATGGATCTGGAACCGGGGTCTCGGGTCTGGGGTCTTGGAGGGAACAAAGACTTGAGGGGAGGTGGGAAAGTGAGGCTGGAGATGGGACATGGAGAACTGGAGCAAGCGTTTTGAAGGCCCTTGGGAGCCAATGATAGGGGAGAGCAGGCCTGGCTGCAGTTTGTTAAGCGGCCACCAGAGGTCGACTCAGGCCCGGCCGAACGGTTCCAGGGCCGGCCTCAGGATCCCTCAAGCAAGTCTTGCCCCTCTGAGGCCAAGGGAGGCCAAGAGTCTGCACAAGCCTTTCGGCCTCGCCCTATCCCCCAAGTCTCCCTCTTGTCACCACTTGGGTCTCAGCCTCCTGCTTCATGCCCTAGCTCATGACCTGCACCTGACCAACCTCTCCCTCAGCCACCTCAGCCCTGGGGCCACCTCTACACCCAGGCCCGCCCCCCCTCGTGCTGCAGGATCACCCATGGTCCTGTCCTCCAGCCCTCAGCTTTGCCCCCCTCAGAGTGGGTGATCTCAACATGCGGCATCCTGCACTCCTGTGCTCCGGTTGCAagccctttcccctttctcctgatGGTCGGTTCCAACTCACTTCCCTGTGGGGGGAGTTAGCACTCAATTCAAGGTGACCCTTGGATGAGGCCCTGCAGCCAGGAAGGGAGCACAAGGGAGCTGGGAATTTTCCATTTCCTGTCCAAGCTCTGGGTGCAGAAGGCGCTGACAGGTGGAGTAAGCAAGGGGGTGACAGGGCCTGAGAGAGCAGGACAGGGTGGGATGGGCGAAGGACACCAGGGActcctggggttggggggacagGACAAGTTTAAGAGTGGAGGGTGAGCCAGCCAGCTGGAGAGCCGTGGCAATTTTCAAGCTATTTCAatctgagacacctgggtggaGCCTGGGCCACCACAGGtcaccgccccctgcccccctccccagtacACACAAGACACACAGAGACCAAAGAGGGGAAGATTCACAGGAATAGGAACCCTGGCCTTGCTTGGCGGACACTCAGGTAAAGATGCCAAGTAAGTTGTTTGTTCTTGccagaaataaaggaataatacaacaataaacatttgttggctGATAGATGACTATCTCCTGTTTGTCTAGTGCCGGAGAATTTTTGACAGCACTTTCCACTGTCACATTCTAACGTTAATACTTCAAGGGACCAGGACTCTGGCCGGCAACCCAAACGCTCCCCTTGAGAGCGCCCAGAGCAAGCAAGCTGCAGGCACTGTGCCGGAATCCCTGGGCAGGGCCAGGACCAGGAAGCTTGAAGTTAGCTGGGTGGGATCAGCCCCCACCGCAAACCCAAAAGGCGACCGTGTGAATTAGAACAAAATGCCCCCCTTTTCAAGACACTTAGTGCCATCTTTCAGAAAACTCACATGACTTCCAAGTTTTGACAGTGATTTCAAATGTGAGTGGCGCCCCCTGGGGTTGTGCATGCATGGTATGCACAACTGGGGACTCTGGCTCTGTGGGACCCTTGGGTCTTGGGGCAAGGACAGCCCTAGAGGCTGGTCTTCCTTTTTGAAGGTCAAATGAAACATCCTCAAAATGAGAACCAGATGAAGAAGCGGGACACCTGGAAGAGGTGGAAAGGTTCTGATTCTGGGGACAAGGGCCAGCTCTACTCCCTAGCTATGTTCGGAGGAGCCCGCAGGGGATGGGCCTGAGGCCAACAAAGTGGCATCCGGCTGCCCTCTGTATACTCCCTCCCGGATCTGTGGTGCCTTTGGGGTGGGGCCAggccagagtgtgtgtgtggggggggggggggggcaggggggttggcTCCTTGCCCAGCTTGGGAGAGctgtccctgcctctgtcctggAGAGAAAGGGCATCCTAGAGAGGgctgcctcctcctcttctcttggGACATAGGCATCCCAGTAGGAGAGTGGAGAATGTGGCTTTGGGGTCAGACCCAGGCTCCGAATGCAGTCCTGTCACTTACTAGCTcggtgaccttgagcaggtttCTAAAACCtttcttctctgagtctcagtttcttcatctggaaagtggggatCATGGGGTTGCTTTAGTGAGGTGAGAGGTAGCACCTGACCCAACGGAGGCACtagataaataaatgtactttttctttcccaagtCCCTGGGATTCATTCCCTCTAATGCCTGGAATCCCCATGCTGGCCATCTACCCACACATTCCCTCATCCACCCAActatttatccatctatccacttATTCAAGTACCTTCCAACTGCCAGGCCCTGTTGTGGACACGATGGTTCTTGCCACCCAGCAGTACATGAGCAGTCTGAATTCACCAGGCACCCTCTGTTCTCCCATCCCCAGATTCTGAGATTGGCAGGCGTCCCCCATTCCCCATCTGAGATCCAGGCACTCAACTCCCCAGCCCACTTTCTCTTTGAAAGGGAGATTCCATGCCACTCAGACCCTGTTCTCCTGCCAGCTCTGGGCACACcagagaggtgaggtgggggCCACATGGCTCATCCCAGGGGACCAAGGGGAATGGCCCAACCCAATCCTACTGGCCcagcagggtggggcaggagaggggctgggctgggccagaGCCCCAGAGGCTTGGAGTGGAGCAGGATAAAGTGAAGCCTGGGTGCCTGACCGGTCAgactggggtgtggggagggagtgggacagagggagggagggacaagcCAAAAGAATAGAGCTGAGGACGCTCCTGGAGGCAGAGCCCTCTAAGAAGGAGAAGTAGGAGGTTGGCTCTGAAATCAacatgggtggggagggacagggagcccTCATGCCAGGGAACCTCCCAGTGGGAGGGAATAAGGGTGGGAAGCTCTGAGAATAGCAGCCATGGGGGCAGGTGACTCCCCGGCCCTGGCCAACCTCACACCTCACCTCACACATTCCTGAGAGCGGGGGAGCCCAGAAGCAGCAATGCCCTGCCCCACTGTGTCCCTCACTCTGGAGGAGCCACCACCAGGCCCCTCGCCCTCCATCCCACTGGCTCCTGGccaccccttctctttcctctctgcctcccgcCTCTCCCCAAGGCTACAAGCCCTTTTCTTTGGTGAGACTTAGTCCCTGATTCGGGGTGGGATGGCGCCATGAAAGACGCAAGCAGGCAGGAGAGACTCCCTTCTAGAATAGGTCTCCCCATCACCCATAAAACTCAAGGCTAAGCCCCACCCCTTATTTCCTTCCAAACAGGAAGTCCCTCCCCCCAGAGCCTCAAACAGGAAGTCCCACtcctccctccaaaataaaagtGGTGACTCCCAAGCCTTTCTATCAGTCCCCAGCCAGAAGGGAGCTGCGTGCCTATCTGACTCGCAATTTCGTTCCTCCCTTTTCAGCTTGCTGAcattcctatgttgaaacctGGCCCTCGAAACAGGAAGTTCTGCCCACCGTGCCGCCAAACTGAAGGCACATTCTCCCCTGAAGGGCAAACTCCTGCAGATCCTGCTCTCCTGTGCCTCCCCTGTGCCCCACAGCCATCCTCTCCAGGCTCTGGCTTGGTGGCTGCAGGGAGGAAGGACTCAGCCCTCCTGGTGTTCCGAGTGCAGAGAGCAGAACCTCAGGGACGTGCTTTCTTGGCACTAGAAGTCCTAGGATCCTAAAGTAGTGAGTGTACACAGTGTCTAAGGATGTTACCTCCAAAGGCTGGCGTTCCATTCTCCTCAGtagggagaaggaggtgggaacCCGGAGGAGACCCACTCCCTATTTGCCTCTCCAGCGCACTTGCCAGTAAATTCTTAGGGTTGGCCAAATGATCGCTAAATCTGCAAGAGCTCTGGAATTTGACAACAATGACTCCCTTCAAActctaaaaaaaagtctatgattTGACAATCCTAAGCCAGGGAGTCCCACCCAGCTCTCTCCACAGAGAGGGAGTGGGTCCCAAATCAACTTTGCCCAGTGGTTGTGCCCAGGCCAGGTTTCACTGTTGAAGAGGTCCTCTCCAAGTTCAACTTGGGGGAAGGACACCTACCAGGCAGTTTCATGCAGTTGGCCCAGGTGCTGGGTGGAGATCCAGAGCCCACCTACCTATCATCATCGCTGTCCAGGTGGCCGCTGATGGCCAGCATGGAGCGGGCCAGGCTGAGGCTCTGGGCTGCTGCTGCTCCAAAGGGGTCTGGAGACTTGTGAACCAGACTGGCATCGGGGAATAAGTAAAGGGCTGGGGAGCCGGGGCGAGAGTcgagtgggggcacctggaggcAGAGAGGTAGGAATCATCACATCAAGCGCAAGAAAAGAACCGGCCACCTTACAGCTTGCCTAGTAGTCTTCCTCATCTCTCCCCACATACATCCGTTCTCTTCCGAGGACCCAGGAGACCTGACCCAAAGCCCTTCTCTCGCGCCCAGGTCTGGTGGAGGCATTAGGCAGGtatcagaggcaagggaaacagtgTGCATCCCTAAGACTGGGTGTGAGCAGCTTCCAAAAAGTGGCTCACGGGGTACTAGAGTACTAGAGAGGGGGTCTGACAGGCACTCCAGTACCCTTCCACCAGCTGAACCAGGACCCCCCAATCAGAGGCTAGTCAGAGAGTGTCTGGGCCTTCTGTCATCTGACTTACTaaagcaactcaaatgtcacttcctcagagaggcaGTTCCCCATCACTGGACTAGTGAATTCCACTGAACTgttctatgtgtgtttttttgtttgtttgtttttttatagcaCCTAATAGTATCTGAAGTTAAAGTATTTTTGCCTCCCTGCTACTAAAAGGTAAGCTCTAGAGGGTAGAGCTTATAGTTTGTTCAATAactatttgtagaatgaatgaatcctcAGAAACTggtcctccccccgccctcccccccccatcttttCTAGTCTCTACTCTCAAACTTCTCAGATTCAGGTGAGGTTCTGCTCCTGCActgggccctgggggtggggggagcggttAGGTTGcggagatgggggggggaggtggagccTGGGCATGGACCCACACAGCCCAACAGGCGCTGGGGGTGGCTGCAAAAGGGCGGGGGCCACAGGAACAAGACGCCTCTGTGAGGCCCCAGGAGGCCCCTGCTTCTCGGAAAAGCCAAGAACAGAGAGTCCAGAGTGGTTAGAAggacagagcagaggaagggggccCAGGTGGTGTCCCCCcgccctctcccagcctccctcctgagAGAGAGGAGCCAGACTTCGGGGCACGTGCACACAGGATGTGGGTTGAGGAGAGGGGTCTGGGGGCACTAAGGACAGATGGGCAGGGTCTGCAGGTCCAAGGGAAGCTTGGCCAGGGCTTAATGACAGAGGGACTGGGGCAAAGGGGACTTGCTTTGTAACAGCATGGGGACAGGGACCAGTAAAGGAAACAGCATCTTCTCCCCTGGAGTGAGAACTGACTCAAGAAAAGTAGGGGGCGCAGCATGAGAGATGTGAGCTTGAggccaggagggggtgggggagccggTCCTGACCGGTCCTGACAGGGCCCAGACATCCAGTCCCAGGTTATTTTTATACTGTGGTTTGTGCCCAAGGCCAGGAAGGGGGAAAAGTTCTCATTCTCACACTCCCTGCCTTTTCTTCTGCAGTCCAAGGTGTTATTTTCTCCTTCAGGACAGACACATCCATCCCCCACACCCCtggctgcccacccccaccccagagaccCAAGCATCCTGCCCCCCAGCCCAGACTTGTTCCTCTTTtggagacaggaagcagaaagAGCAAAGGATTTAACTCTCTCTGGGCTGCTTCCTGCTTTTCTCCCATTCCCCAGTGGCCACCCCCAGTTATCAGTCATGGAGAGGCCTAGATGCAGGGTCCCAAGACACACAAGTCAGCCAGGGAGACTGTGGGATGACCactttctacccctccctgccAACCTCGGCAGCTCCCAGAGGCCCAAGCACCCAGCCCCACCTAGGACCTCCACCCTCAATGCCTGAAGCCAGAAGGGGTGAAACTAAGACAGAAGGTAAGGGCCAAAGTGAGGAGGCCACATCTCTGTGATGGAGAGACAGGACTGGGCTATTAGGAAACGGAGACCTGGGCCAAAGGTAACGAATTAAAggctaaagagaaagaaagaaggtgcaGAATGTAGGGGAAGAAGGagcctgagaaagaaaagaaagtctgtgTGGGGAGAAGGATGGGCTTCCCAgggaaagggcaggaagagaaaagagaggctaTCTGATGGGACAgacaggtggggagagggtggcatggaggtggaggcaggaaggcccAGGCTGAGATGGGCAAGCACCACCCCTCaggtgtctcccccaccccagaaccCAGCTCTTACCTGCCCCATCTCCTCTGGAGTGACCAACTCCATCCTCAGCCGCAGGGCTCCATCCTTTGACCGGGACAGGGGAGGGGTCCCTGTTGCTGAGCCCCCAGCCTCCGCTTCCACCCTCAGGGATGGCAGGGGCGTGGCAGCCCGGGATGGGCCCGCGCTATCCCCAGTCCGGGGCTCTGGGGGGcgctgctggggtggggaggctgacaGTGGGGGTGTCTCCACCTTGGCCTTGCCAGGCATTGCCAACTGGCCCAGCCCCCCGGTTAAGGAGCGGGCCTGAGgtccaggggaggtggggggcggacGGAGCCAGGAGGTGGGGCCCTGAGACAGGCCTGGCTGTGGAGTTGGGGCACCCAGGCCCAAGCTGGCCAGCTCCAACCTGGAATCCAGAGATCTGCCCCCAGTGCCTCCTGAGGCCCCTCGAATTCCCTCCAGGAGCCGGCCAAAGCCTGGGGGCTCCAGGTCTCTCTCGTAAACATCCACACACGTCCAACGGCCTCGGCGGTAAGGCTCTCCCAGGCCGTGGGGCAGCTTTACCACCCGGAAACGGGAGGCAGGGGCCCCAGGCGGTGGGGAGCCATTCCGGGGGGTGCTCTTGCCCCCCTGCTCAGGGTTGGGCTCCCCATTAGGCAGGCGGGGTGGGGGCCCAGTGGGGGTGGGCAAGGCAGGGGGCTCAGAACCCCCTGGGCTCCCTGGGCCCTCATAGTCCGTGGTGACGCTGGTGATTTGGAAACTACTCTTCTTCTTGCCCCCACTCATGGTCCCTGGGGCTAGGACTCGGCCAAGGTGGGCGGGGGTGCAGCTGGGGCTCCTCGAAGGggctcaggcacccctggaacagGGGGGCCACATGGCGGGGGCATCAGGGCCCCTGGGGACATCTGGGTCCGACATGGCCGGAGGGCCCTGCAGGAACTGGGGGTGCTGGGTTGGTGAAGGGAGCACAGGGCAGGGGAGGcggcaggaggtgggggcaggggcaggtttTTCCTGCCACTGGCGCTGCCCAACTCCAGAGCTGAGTTTGCAaactggaaaaagagagagagagagagagagagactgtgagaaaGCTGTGGGCAGGCCACCTCTGGGGCTTCCTCTCTGGGGAGCagaatgggggaggaaggggaaaccgccagagacccagagacaaagagacagagacgaAAGAGACCAGGAGATCCCAGCCGTTCCACAGAGTAGGAAGAGGCAGCCCAGACCCAAAGTTGGGCATTTCTTCCCTGGGATTCAAACTCGCAAGACCCAGTTACCCGAGGGCGGGGGGCTCCAGGGCCTTGGTTGAGCAGGGGTGAAGCAGTTTTTCAGCCTGGCCCCGCCGCTGAGAGGCCTCTGCCGGGTGTCCGGGCCCCCGCACCCCAGCTCCCCCATCCCTGGGGCAGGCCCTGCCCCGCTGCCCCAGCGCCCCGCCGCCCCAGCGCCCCGCCCAGCCCAGAGCCATACCTCTCGGCCTCGGCCACCGAGCTGGGCCGGGGGTCCCGGCCGCCTAAGATGTCGGGTTGTCCTTCCCCTGGGGCCTCTTGGCCCCAGCAGCGCGGGGGGCGCAGGCGGGAATC
This window encodes:
- the TSC22D4 gene encoding TSC22 domain family protein 4; the encoded protein is MSGGKKKSSFQITSVTTDYEGPGSPGGSEPPALPTPTGPPPRLPNGEPNPEQGGKSTPRNGSPPPGAPASRFRVVKLPHGLGEPYRRGRWTCVDVYERDLEPPGFGRLLEGIRGASGGTGGRSLDSRLELASLGLGAPTPQPGLSQGPTSWLRPPPTSPGPQARSLTGGLGQLAMPGKAKVETPPLSASPPQQRPPEPRTGDSAGPSRAATPLPSLRVEAEAGGSATGTPPLSRSKDGALRLRMELVTPEEMGQVPPLDSRPGSPALYLFPDASLVHKSPDPFGAAAAQSLSLARSMLAISGHLDSDDDSGSGSLVGIDNKIEQAMDLVKSHLMFAVREEVEVLKEQIRDLAERNAALEQENGLLRALASPEQLAQLPSSGVPRLGPPAPNGPSV